One part of the Raphanus sativus cultivar WK10039 chromosome 7, ASM80110v3, whole genome shotgun sequence genome encodes these proteins:
- the LOC108816797 gene encoding uncharacterized protein LOC108816797, translating into MKMFHTSVSTSTALILLLLAFCSSKNNVEGRQMAPASMDIASGKAVRDLQINKETKEESPRGEKDSFRRIPRRGSNPINNKNCPLKDVGGSRKQSTTEREP; encoded by the exons ATGAAGATGTTCCATACATCGGTGTCAACTTCTACAGCTCTGATTCTGCTACTTCTAGCTTTTTGTAGCAGCAAGAATAATGTAGAGGGTCGGCAGATGGCGCCAGCTTCCATGGATATAGCTTCTGGTAAAGCTGTGAGAGATTTGCAGATAAACAAGGAGACAAAAGAAGAGTCTCCAAGAGGTGAAAAAGATAGCTTCCGGAGAATACCAAGGAGGGGCTCTAACCCTATAAACAACAA GAACTGTCCCCTCAAAGATGTAGGAGGGAGTAGAAAACAGAGCACCACAGAAAGAGAACCATAG